The proteins below are encoded in one region of Vespula pensylvanica isolate Volc-1 chromosome 4, ASM1446617v1, whole genome shotgun sequence:
- the LOC122628437 gene encoding uncharacterized protein LOC122628437, translating into MNNLGVLLLLMLYGVCDVLAGRRYIAIPVDGIDVLELNPISLSAPRIARQADPAYVPIAVPNLHHEELENSRAERSIGQILDYVDYGGHTGSNGAFGWYADYPAHR; encoded by the exons ATGAATAATTTG GGTGTCCTATTATTATTGATGTTGTACGGTGTATGTGATGTATTAGCTGGTAGGCGTTACATTGCCATCCCTGTTGACGGTATAGACGTGTTAGAATTGAATCCGATATCACTATCGGCTCCAAGAATTGCTCGTCAAGCAGATCCAGCTTACGTACCTATAGCCGTGCCAAATCTTCATCACGAGGAGTTGGAGAATTCACGAGCGGAGAGATCCATCGGTCAAATTCTGGATTATGTGGATTATGGCGGACATACCGGATCTAACGGTGCATTTGGCTGGTACGCCGATTATCCAGCTCATCGTTGA